The genomic window GCGCCAGATATATGCCTTGCCCGGTCATCGGATCGATGAACGCCGCGGCGTCTCCGGCGAGGAGGACTCTCGGATCTGGGGCCGAGCGGCGCCAGAAGGCGAGCGGGCCGGAGGTCCGGAGCCCCCCGACCAGCCGGGCGCGCGCCACGCGGCTGGCGAGTCCGGGGAACGCGCGGAGGGCGGCCCAATAGTGCGCCTCGAGCGGTCCCCGCCATGCGCGCAACGCACGGTGTCCGAGCGCGATCGTGACATTGGCCAGGCCATCGGGGAGGTAAGCGGCGCCGCAGTAACGGTCGCCGGCCAGGTGAAGCTCCCCGAACGAATGCCGATCGGGCCCGACCGGGGTGAGCCCCTCCACGTAGCCTCCGATGGTGAACCGGCCGCGTCGAGGGGGATCTCCTGCCCCGATCATGCGGGCAATCTTCGACCGGAGTCCATCCGCGCCGATCACGACGCGGGCGAGGCACTGCTCCGATCGGCTCTGCCCGCGGGCGCGTTCGGCCGTGACCCGGATGCGCAGATCATCCCGATCGAGGCGCACCACGGAGGCGTCTTCGATGACGGAGGCTCCTGCCTTCCCCGCGTTGGCGAGAAGCAGGTGGTCAAGGGCTGTCCGT from bacterium includes these protein-coding regions:
- a CDS encoding FAD-dependent monooxygenase → MLIVDAVVVGAGPAGSAAAALLARWGCRVVVLDRAKFPRPKPCGDYLNPGCDAVLDRIGARGAVAGAAVPVTGMRIVAPDGTQAATRFSTGSGYAVTRTALDHLLLANAGKAGASVIEDASVVRLDRDDLRIRVTAERARGQSRSEQCLARVVIGADGLRSKIARMIGAGDPPRRGRFTIGGYVEGLTPVGPDRHSFGELHLAGDRYCGAAYLPDGLANVTIALGHRALRAWRGPLEAHYWAALRAFPGLASRVARARLVGGLRTSGPLAFWRRSAPDPRVLLAGDAAAFIDPMTGQGIYLALRGGELAAEAVVRALDRGGPTSRTLAGYERARRRAFGGAFVLSRLLQAATFRPPLAARAVRRMAVRPDLGTRFIDAVGNVAPATSVFRPGFLAGLLGI